The following DNA comes from Brienomyrus brachyistius isolate T26 chromosome 16, BBRACH_0.4, whole genome shotgun sequence.
CAGACCATCTTTGGGGGCTCCGTACTCACGCTGGCCTGATGCTGCCCGAGTGCTTTTCGTGGATGAACGCTCCAGCCAAGCCGCCTGCTCCAGAATTGACGTACTGCACACAGAAAACAAGGCTGTGCCATGagattgcccccccccagcttatTCTGCACGGTTACCAAGTCAGTCGTATATCATAGGCGCTTCTCTGCTTAGTATCTTGCGGGGAATGAGGGAACGCTGAATTTATAGCGCAGGTTATTTCTCAGCAAACAGGAAGGGGCCGACACCCCCACCGGCTCCCCCTCAAACGCTAttccgccgccgctgccggctcACCTTGTAGGAGCACCAGCAGGCGAAGTCCACACCCCAGTCGTGCAGCCGCAGTGGCACGTTCCCCACAGCGTGTGCGCAGTCGAAGCCCACGAGGCAGCCCTGTGGGACAGAGCCCCCAGGGGGGCAAATGCTCACACCCTCGTGCAATATCATGGTGCAGTAACCCCATCCAGATCAATGTACCAGAATTCAGTGTCCTTTGCAGCGAAGATGTCCTTCACTGACGGGGGAGGGTTTAGTGTTAAACCCCTTAAAAGGCGACCTTGAAAAATACCTACATTTCAGAGACATCACTAGCTGCTTAAAATGGACAAAGCACATACTGTACGATAAACCGTAATCCGCCAAAATAAATGCCAACTCTTACGAGACTATCTACGGATTGAGTTACTTTGATTTATGCTGATCTTCTGAGTACATCTGTATGTTCATGGAGTGCCTGTCCTGTGTCAGACGCACCCCCCTGTCCAATGGGATGATTCAGCTCTACAGTGAAAACCAGAGTTAAGCTCCAGTAGTTTGAGAAAGAGTAGGATAAAACAGGGACTCAAAACGATCTGAGGGAATAAGAAGGGGCGTGAAAGCTCTCCATCGTAACGCTTTGGGAGGTAAAGAGACTTAGAGAGCCCTTTTTAAGAGTGCAATCCACACACATGAGTATTAAACAGCTGTAGCGAATCATTCgacagacaaggaaaaaaaaaaattgaaggaaTCGATCGCCTTATGTCACACACTAGtgtgccagcagagggcagcgcTGTAACACGGCACATTTAAGCTTCCTGCTCTCTTAAAGTTTTACATGTGAAATACGAAGGGGTACGGGGgagaaaaaaatctttaaaagaaaaatggGAGTGCAACATTCTTTTGGGCCGAGATCAATACAGGGGTTTAAGTGATTTAAAAGTTCCTCGAGAGATTGCTGATATGGCAAAGGCTCCTGTCTGAAGCTGTCCACCTCAGCTTCAGTTTAAATCACATCTGAAAAGAGGCCCAGTATGGGGACGTCAGGGGCCCCAGCCTATCACCCCAGGACGCTATGCTAAGTGCACAGATTTTTGATTTTGATCTTTGCAGGCGGCAAGCTCACCTTCGCCTGGCCAGCTGTGGTGATGGTGGCCACGTCGAACAGCTGTCCTGTGTAATACTGCACCGCGCTGAACAGGATGACAGCGATGGATTCTCCCTCCTTCTCGATGGTGGCCAGGATGTCCTCAGTACGCAGAGTGTCCTCTCCCTATCAATCAGAAAGCACCGCTGTCATTTAGTGAGGCCTAGCAGTCTTATGTCACAAGGCCCCGCCTTTCAGAACTAAAATATATGAATAAGGGCACCTTTCAGTCGCTAATGCACAACATCTCAGCTAGGGAGAGTCTAAACCAGTCGCAAGTAATCACACCATTTATGTCACGGTTTCACATGAACCTCTAAAATGCTCTGAATTGTAAATCGTTTTCCATTTCAAACCCATCTTTTGTGTTGTTTAGGACACAGATTTCAGAAACACGGATATTCCAGAAACGCGGACCTAAAGCATAAACAGCCCAACCCAACATGAATGTTCATTTTTATCCCCCAAAGCTGGAGACTGGCATGACAGGTAGACATGTTTGGACAATTAGACCCGCTATTCCAatgaacatttaacatttacaatAAGTGACAAATCACAGACATGCACAAACCTGCTTATAATATTAAAAAGGAATTTGACAGTATCGGTTACAGTAATTAATGTACTGGTTTCGATGTCCTATGCTAGCCTGGAGTACATTTTGTGTCATCAATCTTTTGAAAGAGAGACCTTATGTTAGTTTAGCTTATaacaaataaatcaatgacaaaCCTTCATTTTTATGATTCTGGTGTCTAAATTATGAGTCCATCATGCTTCCCATCGATGTAATGCTTGCTTTTTCTTAACAAAGCAATGTTAAACAAAAGACTCTGAGTGGACATTGTCCTGTTGTAGTACTTTAATGCACATTAATCTCCATGgcaaaaaataaaagcacattgtCACTATGGGAATTAGGTATCGTTACACTATATATATTTGATTCCTGCATGAGCAACGTATAGCAGAATTTTGTTAGACTATTAGAAGCAAAAGGTATCTTTGCCATTTCCTTCTCTCTCTGAGACTATTGTCATAAGCATTTGACCTAAGGCAAATGCAAAGATATTTGGACAGGGGTGCAAAATACACTAAAATGAGAGTAAACAATATGGAAGGGGAGCTACAGCAGATGACAGTGCTGTCTACTTAAATCCAAGAGCGTGTCTCCCTACGAAATGGGCACAGGCTCACAATTCCATTTAGAAACGCCGCAATCGATACACAGCCGTCAGAGTAGAGCTGGCTGCTGATGCTCTATTGTCACTGAGCGCCTTTAAACCGTCAGCTTTTTAATTCCGCGCTGAAAAGGTGCATGTATCATACCGGGCCGGGGAATACATCACTGCCGGCGAGGCGGGGAAGTACGGGAAGACCTCACCTCCCTGGGCCTGATCAGGAGCAGGCTGCGCTCCGGCTCGTATCCTCGCAGGCGTATCTGGGACTGCACGGCGTACTGTGGATGGACAGGTATACCGGCACTGTATTCAATTTATTAATTGTGGGTTTGCAATAGCACAATACACACCTATTTAGACAGTATGAAAGACAGTTAGACATTAACAGACACTAACTATAACTAATAAACGACAATGTACAGTGAGAGTGCAAGGAATGTCAGGGTACTCAGAATTCCGTACTAATGactcagaaataaataaatagtattGCACagcgaatgaatgaatgttctgtgaacgGGCCTAAGCGGTGCCGATCCATTTACGGAGTTGGCCACCTCCCCCATCATAGAATTTTAGAATGTAATGGATCGGGGTGGGAACTGCATTCCATATGCTCCTTGTAGAGATCACTGGCCCCCATTACTGAAAAAAGGCATGAAACATGACAGTGGATCCACAATGAGGCCGAGAAGCAACCAGAAGGGTTATGGATGCAGAATGAGATGTTTGCGATACTGGAAGGTCGCTTGTTACTATCCCAAGTGAAACACGGGACCGGGGGACCGGCGGGGGTGCTCACATAATCAGAGGGGAACGCCTTGTCCTCAATGAGGATTTTGTGACGTCTGCCTGTGGGTTTGTAGAAAGACAGCTGCAAAGCACATTGATTAATCAGACGCTGAGCAGAAAAAATGCCAGAAAGCGAAGGGGTTAATGCTGAACCATGGATAAATAATACTTTACCAGTAGAAGGTGCAAATTAACCGTCAAGCCATTCATCAAAGCCACCTCCTCAACCTCAGCTCCTGAAaacaagaatatatatatatattaaattaatatagcaaaaggaaacacGTACCCGCTTTCCTTTGTTTACAGATAATTATCATCACAGCAGCTACCCTATAATTAAAAAATTTTTGTGGTTTGCAGATAGTCTTTTTTATAAGGCACCTGTTTAGACGCCTACTGTATCCTGAATTGCAACTCGCACCAGGGCTTAATCAACATATTGTATGATTTTTAGCATCTGTCAAAGTGTCACATCAGAGAAAATTATTGATTTATTGACTTTCAGATGGTTCTGCAAATGTATTTTACCTCAAATGAACTGCACAAGCTGCAACATCTCATTTAATTAAGGAAGGTTAATTGAGTTTTGATATTTGCTGTGGAGATTCAACTGTGCATCGTCAGGGACCAGCATACTGCGGCGGTAAAGACATCAAAGGGAGAGCGTGGGGGCCGTCGTGACCACAAGGTGCCCTCACCAACAAGATGAGCCATCATTTCTTCTATAGTGTTCTCAGCCCAGGCCCAAGGCCGGCTTCCTTCTGTATGGCCATGAACTCCCCTGTAGACAAGAGAAGCTTCAGGTATTGTGGACAAAGCCCATTAGAACAATGACTTGGTACACTCACTGGGGTTACTGATCCAAAAGGTTGCTGAAACACGCGACACATGCTCCACATCCAGCCTCAAACACCACTCACGTTTTTGCCCATTTGTCCAATTCCGCGTCAAGGTActccttggttttctttggctgcAGCCCGAGTGAGTTTCCCGCCAGATAAACGCCGTCCTCCGCGCTGTCGACGAGCCTGGGGTCAGCTGCGGGGAGATGACATTCGCATTAGCGTAGCCTTTTCTGCCAGTCGTCGGCTCTGTAGCGAACATCTGCTTTCATTTAGAGGCGCACAAAGGGTCCCGGGCGTCATCTCACATCTATTCACACGCTGAAGTTTCCGAGACAAACTGCAGTTTGTGTCTTATGGTGCCGACCCTTAGCCTACTAAGACCTCTGGCCTGTTTGACAAGGACTTTATGTAAAGCATAAAATCCCCCGCAATAAAGACGCCACATGTCCATATAAAGTGAAACTTGCAAGAGTACAGTGCGACCTCCCCGACTGCACATCCAGAGTCTATTTCCGTCTCTCTTTTTCTTTAAGTGGGTGGTCTGCACACGCTTGTTATTACAGACCTGATGGAGATCCATAGGGACTGAACACTGTCCCATTCATTAAAACACGCACCAGGGATAGGAAGAGTGTGGGCCATTTTCCACATGATATTACAGAAACATTCTTTAACAAATGCTAAAAATACCAGGATTAGGGTAACTATTCAAAATTCAAATTCTGCCTTCAAGCTTCTCCAGgatctaaaataaatcaaaaaatgCACAAGACTATTAAATAAATTCATCCGCCTTCACTGTCATAAATCAGCTTTTCACAGTATGTCCAAATTATCCTcacaacatgtatatatatatatatatatatatatatatatatatatatatatatatatatatatatatacatatatatatatatatatatatatatatgtgtgtgtgtgtgtgtgtgtgtgtgtgtgtgtgtatgcatgtatgtatcagATGTAGAGACTTCATCACGATTATTGTACAACAGCCataaaatttttatatatttcatatatatatacttttgtATATATGTGTACACTTCTATATCACTATAAGAGGTGGTGGGTAGTTCTGTGAGTTAGGACTCTAagcctctgatcagaaggtcattggttcaaatccctgggttggcagagtgatgtcaccattgggcccctgagcaaggcccttaaccccaattactccaatgactggctgaccctactctCTCAACTATGTGTTACTTTAAATAGTGTCTGCTGAATAAATTGAATATAATTTACTCAGTAAGTAAAAATGAACTTTTTTTTGCTTGTCATAGCAGTCTATTATAatggatttttgttttatttgaagTTGTATAAAAGTGAACCGAATACTGATTATTCTCTGTGGCAGTGTGGTTTAAAAGCATTATGTCTCATTTGAAAGCTAACAGAACAGAAATCAGCACAACAGTCATCCCCAAACATACCTCGCTATCTGCAGGCGGGAGACCATCGTGCCATTATGTACACTGCTGAGTAGGTATAACTTTGGTAACGAGGAACTCGATTATAGAGACATCTCAGATAAGGGCTATACTGCTTAGGTTTAGGGGGATTTTAAGAAGAAGAGGAGTAAAAGAACTCAACCAGGTTCTCTGAAATTAAATTCTACATTTATTAGACTTCGAAATGGAAAATGCAGGTCCAACAGCAAACACCCCAAACACCTTTACATGGAGGAGAAGGACTGCTGATTCTATATAGTTCTCAAAAGTATACTGTTGTGTTCACAAAAGGTTCAAGAGTTTATTTACTCAACTGGAAGGCGACTTACTTGTGCATGTATTGTAGCATCTGTTCACCTGCATTTGGCATCTGCGACCAAAACAACCACTTTTTCCACCATAAAAGCCGCTCTGTGTCCGAAATCTTTCGGCAGACATAAAGAGTGTTACCAGCATCAGTTGGATTTTTCTGTCAGCCcacttttgtttttgaagggggggtgtgggtttgctCAGACTTACTGGGAGACAGGTCTGTGGTTTTGGGCATGTGGAATAGTCCCCGCAGGTGTCCCAGCTCATCGGTACTGTCAAGGTGCGCGGCCAGCTCCGCCGAGCCTGGGCTGCAGCCCAGCTGCGCCGAGATCCGCTCCAAAATCTCCGCTGGGGAGGCATGGGAGAAAGTACCATCCTCCATGCTGGCAGAGGGAGAAGAGCTCACTGGATGGGGTATGTGCCAGAACAGCCCAACATCCCACCTGAAACATCAGCGACTACCCACAATTTCATGGCAGTGGAAATGCCAACAAATCAACAAAATATACAGAATATACTgactttaatttaaatgtaattaaactgtGGTGGATTACAGAATCCCTCATCAGGCATGTCTGGGAGTGGTGTGTGGTGCAGGGGTTTCAGCCTCGGTGCTCGTATTcataaggttgtgggttcaaattccCATGACCAACGGTAAATCCTTTCAGCCCCAGAATGCTCCTGGTATGGCAAATAAGTAACCGAGCCTGCACTCAGATCAGATCCCTCCAAGACAAGTAACATGGAACACATGAAGCctaaagtgttcttaaattattgtacaaaaaataatttcaaaatataaatAGATTAATGTCAGACTGTCGCACAAATTTGCACAGGAGTTTAAAAGATATTTCCCTATTTTCGACTCTCTTTAAAACTTGTTATGGCTATAGGGAAATCCATGTTTTTATTTGAATTCCTCAAGACGTTTGTAATACGGTCAGTATAACCTGTAACACTTTGTCCTACAAGTAATACACAGAATACCTGGTTTCATCTGAGCTTTACGGCGTACAAAAAGGTGACGTTATGCTGCATGAAGCAGCATTACTTACTTACCTACACTATTAATCTACCTTCCAGCGTCGCTCTGGGAATAAAAATGACTATTTGACAAGATAAATCGAATAATATCGGTACATTATCGGGAATATTACTTACATTAAATTAGTACTGGAGTAATGCGGCAAATTGGTCCTGGTGCAAGATGACTAATGATTTTCTTTGTGAGACAGTAGATCGATGAGTCCAAAGGCAAAAACACTGAACTGTGACACGCAGATTAACTGGGAACTTCAGTTTTTAACTATTAACCATCGATATATAACGACGGCAACGTATAAGACGAACAGTCTCCTTTGTCTTTTACAACGAAACTGGTGTATGGGAGGCGTATTTCCCATTCAATCATAATTACTCATAAATATTGCTACATTTTTCCGTTAATATTAGGGAATCGTGACACTGACGCTCCCCACTCATCCGAAAATGTTTCACGTCTTGCCAACAAGCGAACTTTGACCATATACTGGATTTTATGTTTGAAGAATAGCTGCCTTTGAGTGCATTAAAACGAAACCAAACAGGGAAACATGAACTGATACTGAACACGGCAGCTGAATCAATTCTGATTTAAATAGAATACATTATGGAGGAGAAATATAGATACGGGTTATTAAGCTGGTGGCTCGCAAAGGTGGAGATTTCAAGCCCAAAGAGTCGAATCAAGACAAAGAATTTCACGTAGTTGGATAATTTGGAGATCTGATtcaccctttttgcaaaactctaaacacattctcattcatctAAATACATTTTGCAACTCGCTGAACTTGTAGAAAGCACACAGCACACAGCAGTCTTCTTTTAAACACAATAACTCAAAACTGTTAACACGTTTCTAAACACGTGAAGGAGCCAATTAGTGACCAGAACAGAAAATACATGCCAAATGAGAGTGTCATAGGTAAGTTGAATTTCAGTGTCAGCATATGGACGCCCTGTCTGTGATGTAGACAAATGTCCCTGTTCTGACGCAGCCCTGAAACATAATGAGGAGGCTGAATCCATACACTTCCTTGACGTCGGCAGTTGCACAATATTTTCCCGCAAAGTGCCATTCATGTGATTTTTCGAAACTTTGACCTTTACAGTAACTTTAAGTGATTAATACTGTAAAATATAGCATTTTTACATTTAGTTGCATTcaaaattttctttttttctttactgTAGTCTTGTGCAGTTGGTTTCCAATTTTGCAACTAAACATATATGGCAAACCATGCCCACAGTAAACGGGTTTTTCTACATGCCAACAACAAGTTTCACTGGTAGTGTTTTAAAGTTTTTGCTGTAGCGCAGTGTCCAGCTTTGTGTGTGAGTTGAAAGTAGTTACGTGTTTGGTTTTCAGCAATGAAAATAGGGTTTTGCATTTATGGTTTGGAGAAATGGATGAAATGTTTGAGGAAATGAATAAAGGAAGTGCTTTCGCAATTCAGAAAAAGCGGTAGGCTTAGTGCCTGTGGTCAAATGACAATTAAGTTGATGATTAATGCACAGttactgttttgtgtttggaggATAAGCTATACTGTACCTCTGTCCTCCTACCCACGACATGCAGAATGCATAACATTAGCATTTTAATATGGAAATGGACCAAAAaaagtcattaaaaaaaattgttaaaatgctacATAACTGCTGTGCCCGGTGCTTGTATATTTGTCTATACAGAAAACAGTGAAATAAGTTTATGACTTAGAAATAAGTGAATATATCATTATTTGAGTGTTAACCCGTAAGGTGCTGGAACACTTTTGGGTTTTTTTCCAGCCACACACAATTCAAACCTGTTCAGCCGGTTGCCTTCAGCCTAATTAGAGCCTATTTTCGCATTATTTCCAGATCACACGCAATATCACCCTACTTTCTCTTCCCTTTACAGGCTCTTGTGGAAGCGCTTGATCGATCGCCCGGCTGCCCAGTTGATCTTGAACTTTAACTCTTTATCACTTGCCCTACTTTTACTGTACATAAATGACAAATGAAACCATGCATCGCTAAATTACAGGAAGTAGACTAtattaggcttagggttaacACCCTGTTAACCTTGGGGTCGGTTTGACCCCCATTTCATGTATAATGTCTCTGAGTAAATGCTTGATGTTTTTTGCTGACTTTTTCCTCTGTTGTCAGAGAAACAGCCTGTGCCGGCTTAATACACCTTACTAGCCAGGTCCTAAAATGTCAGGTATGGACCACAGAGTACGTTAACTTGAAACAAATTTATTAAATTGCAAGTAAAAGCAAAAAGAAATACATATATTCGAATATAATCTTCCAAACACACAGCAACCAAACgagcacaaacaaaaccaatacAATCAAACCACACTGCTGTACATTAGAAATAAGAACAAtaccaaaaatgtaaaaaacaaaaaccattTTCATAGTCCACAGTTCTTTTTAGTTGCTACCACGTTGCCTCCGATCTTCTTCCTATTTGGGGTGAACTAGCCCGGCGACTCCTCAGTGCGCACTGCCCATCAGGAGCTAAAAAGAAGCCAGCAAGAAAGGGTAACACAGAACAAAATACCACGAAATGACAAAAAATGACAGACAGGAAACAGAGGAAATAGCATCCAACACTGCCCTGGCCCATTTCGGAGCCAGGCGCATTCCCCGGAAGAGGGAAGCTGCCCGCGAAGGCAACTTAGCAGTGGTGGTGACGTCTGGGGTGATTGGGGATCCCCCAGATCACGGGCAGGGAGAGAAGCGGGGAAGAGCGAGCACGCCCCCAGGACAATCGTTGGGGCTTTCGCCggcttcatcctcttcttcctctGGCTTGCAGTGGTGGAGAGCCGTACAGTCAGGAATGGAGCTTTATTCCAAACAGGAGACAAGGCAGGGTACAGCACGATaaacaacattaatgacagacctggggaataCGGACTtggacgcggactaaatacagcaGACAAGCCAAaataacagggtacagctgggcacaatcggggaagcagacatggatgatcagggggcgtgacacacacgaggactggacgcgcaggtcatgacaccaacCTTCCATTG
Coding sequences within:
- the kynu gene encoding kynureninase isoform X1 → MEDGTFSHASPAEILERISAQLGCSPGSAELAAHLDSTDELGHLRGLFHMPKTTDLSPTDPRLVDSAEDGVYLAGNSLGLQPKKTKEYLDAELDKWAKTGVHGHTEGSRPWAWAENTIEEMMAHLVGAEVEEVALMNGLTVNLHLLLLSFYKPTGRRHKILIEDKAFPSDYYAVQSQIRLRGYEPERSLLLIRPREGEDTLRTEDILATIEKEGESIAVILFSAVQYYTGQLFDVATITTAGQAKGCLVGFDCAHAVGNVPLRLHDWGVDFACWCSYKYVNSGAGGLAGAFIHEKHSGSIRPALWGWWGHDLKSRFLMDNEMQLIPGVGGYRLSNQPILLVCPLQASLEVFSQTSMQALRRKSVLLTGYLEYLLKRNFAHEDANPRKAHVRIVTPSDPAQRGCQLSLCFSVPVANIFRELERRAVACDMREPDVLRVAPVPLYNSFRDVHRFVCILGEALAASQGHPQGALL
- the kynu gene encoding kynureninase isoform X2, with the translated sequence MQVNRCYNTCTTDPRLVDSAEDGVYLAGNSLGLQPKKTKEYLDAELDKWAKTGVHGHTEGSRPWAWAENTIEEMMAHLVGAEVEEVALMNGLTVNLHLLLLSFYKPTGRRHKILIEDKAFPSDYYAVQSQIRLRGYEPERSLLLIRPREGEDTLRTEDILATIEKEGESIAVILFSAVQYYTGQLFDVATITTAGQAKGCLVGFDCAHAVGNVPLRLHDWGVDFACWCSYKYVNSGAGGLAGAFIHEKHSGSIRPALWGWWGHDLKSRFLMDNEMQLIPGVGGYRLSNQPILLVCPLQASLEVFSQTSMQALRRKSVLLTGYLEYLLKRNFAHEDANPRKAHVRIVTPSDPAQRGCQLSLCFSVPVANIFRELERRAVACDMREPDVLRVAPVPLYNSFRDVHRFVCILGEALAASQGHPQGALL